One genomic region from Frateuria soli encodes:
- a CDS encoding inositol monophosphatase family protein: MSYEPEQALAAAREAAAAAGEIIRHYWNRGVSVEWKADATPVTVADREAEQAIRALLARALPQAAIYGEEYGIEGARDGLLWLVDPLDGTKSFVRRTPFFSTQIALMDRGELVLGVSSAPIYGETMWARHGAGAWLDGERVQVAPIDAMSQASLSIGNVKSLTADARWDALGALIRDSSRIRGYGDFCHYHLLARGGLDLVIESDVNILDVAALAVIVREAGGVFTDLEGSAPSLETASVLAGTPAIHAQALARLHHESTG, translated from the coding sequence CGCGGCGGCCGCGGGCGAGATCATCCGCCACTACTGGAACCGCGGCGTGTCGGTCGAGTGGAAGGCCGACGCCACGCCGGTCACCGTCGCCGATCGCGAAGCCGAGCAGGCGATCCGCGCGTTGCTTGCCCGGGCGTTGCCGCAGGCGGCGATCTACGGCGAGGAATACGGCATCGAGGGCGCGCGCGACGGCCTGTTGTGGCTGGTCGACCCGCTCGACGGGACCAAGAGCTTCGTGCGCCGCACGCCGTTCTTTTCCACCCAGATCGCACTGATGGACCGGGGGGAGCTGGTGCTGGGCGTTTCCAGCGCGCCCATCTACGGCGAGACCATGTGGGCGCGACACGGTGCGGGCGCCTGGCTCGACGGCGAACGGGTGCAAGTGGCACCCATCGACGCCATGTCCCAGGCGTCGCTCTCGATCGGCAACGTCAAGTCGCTCACGGCCGACGCGCGCTGGGACGCCCTCGGCGCGCTGATCCGCGACAGCAGCCGCATCCGGGGCTACGGCGATTTCTGCCACTACCACCTGCTCGCGCGGGGTGGGCTGGACCTCGTGATCGAGTCGGACGTGAACATCCTGGACGTCGCTGCGCTGGCGGTCATCGTGCGCGAGGCCGGCGGCGTGTTCACCGATCTGGAAGGCAGCGCACCGTCCCTGGAAACCGCCAGTGTGCTGGCCGGCACGCCGGCCATCCACGCCCAGGCGCTTGCACGCCTGCATCATGAAAGCACGGGCTAG
- the nudE gene encoding ADP compounds hydrolase NudE, whose protein sequence is MRKPPIVHATRECVDSRFLRVEQLDLEFSNGEKRTYERLRASGLGAVIIVPMLDDDTVLLIREYGAGVGRYELSLPKGRLDQDETAEQGADRELKEEVGYGAKRLKILHNLSLSPGYMTHMAHVVLAQDLYPERLPGDEPEELDVVPWKLSELHTLIGRDDVTEGRSIAALFMAREYLAGRFQP, encoded by the coding sequence ATGCGCAAGCCACCGATCGTCCACGCCACCCGCGAATGCGTCGACAGCCGCTTCCTGCGCGTCGAGCAGCTGGATCTCGAATTCTCTAACGGCGAGAAGCGCACCTACGAGCGACTGCGTGCCAGCGGCCTGGGCGCGGTGATCATCGTCCCCATGCTCGACGACGACACGGTGCTGCTGATCCGCGAGTACGGCGCCGGTGTGGGCCGCTACGAACTCTCGCTGCCCAAGGGGCGGCTCGACCAGGACGAGACCGCCGAGCAGGGCGCCGACCGCGAGCTCAAGGAGGAGGTCGGCTATGGCGCCAAGCGCCTGAAGATCCTGCACAACCTGTCGCTTTCGCCCGGCTACATGACGCATATGGCGCACGTGGTGCTGGCACAGGATCTCTACCCCGAACGCCTGCCCGGCGACGAACCCGAGGAGTTGGATGTGGTCCCATGGAAGCTTTCCGAACTGCACACCCTGATCGGCCGTGACGACGTGACCGAAGGACGCTCGATCGCCGCCCTGTTCATGGCGCGCGAGTACCTTGCCGGGCGCTTCCAGCCATGA
- the cysQ gene encoding 3'(2'),5'-bisphosphate nucleotidase CysQ — protein MSATAPETGLLAEVSAIAREAGNAILAIYRDEFAVEHKDDASPLTAADLAAQRVIAAGLARIAPDLPMLSEEARAAPWEQRRSWSRYWLIDPLDGTREFVKRNGEFTVNIALIEDHRPVLGVVLAPVTGELYAAAEGQGAWLQQHANGQWQPIGVRALAAPAVVAGSRSHGNDTHDFLDALLGTPYQPFPMGSSLKFCLIARAVADLYLRLGPTSEWDTAAAQCVLEQAGGAVLDLAGEPLQYNTKESVLNPEFIAVGDRSVEWKARLGRARPA, from the coding sequence ATGAGCGCGACCGCCCCGGAAACCGGCCTGCTGGCCGAGGTGAGCGCGATCGCGCGCGAGGCGGGCAATGCCATTCTCGCGATCTATCGCGACGAATTCGCGGTCGAGCACAAGGACGATGCCTCGCCGCTCACCGCCGCCGATCTCGCCGCCCAGCGCGTGATCGCGGCCGGCCTGGCGCGCATCGCGCCAGATCTGCCGATGCTGTCGGAGGAGGCGCGCGCCGCCCCGTGGGAACAGCGCCGCAGCTGGTCGCGCTACTGGCTGATCGACCCGCTCGACGGCACCCGCGAGTTCGTCAAGCGCAACGGCGAATTCACCGTCAACATCGCCCTGATCGAGGATCACCGGCCGGTGCTCGGCGTCGTGCTGGCCCCGGTCACCGGTGAGTTGTACGCCGCGGCCGAGGGCCAGGGCGCATGGTTGCAGCAGCACGCCAACGGGCAGTGGCAGCCGATCGGAGTGCGTGCCCTGGCCGCTCCTGCGGTGGTGGCCGGCAGCCGCTCGCACGGCAACGACACGCACGATTTCCTCGACGCGCTGCTGGGCACGCCCTATCAGCCGTTCCCGATGGGCTCTTCACTGAAGTTCTGCCTGATCGCGCGCGCCGTCGCCGACCTCTACCTGCGGCTGGGACCGACCAGCGAATGGGACACCGCCGCCGCCCAGTGCGTGCTGGAACAGGCCGGCGGCGCGGTGCTCGACCTCGCGGGCGAGCCGCTGCAATACAACACCAAGGAATCGGTGCTCAACCCGGAGTTCATCGCCGTGGGCGATCGTTCGGTGGAGTGGAAGGCGCGGCTGGGCAGGGCGAGGCCGGCCTGA
- the mazG gene encoding nucleoside triphosphate pyrophosphohydrolase, with translation MADRYTLDDLLGIMARLRDPQRGCPWDLQQDFATIAPYTLEEAYEVADAIDRDDFDDLREELGDLLLQVVFHAQMASERGLFDFADVAHGIADKMRRRHPHVFGEDRYDSVEAQARAWEAIKAAERAERGQLHDTSALAGISRGLPEWRRASKLQQRAASVGFEWREPGPVLDKLAEEVDEVRAEFAAGADVGRLEDEIGDVLFVTANLARHAGVDFSRALRRANAKFERRFRQMESLAAAEGRPFAERSLSEQESLWQRAKAAES, from the coding sequence ATGGCGGATCGCTACACGCTCGACGATCTGCTCGGGATCATGGCCCGCCTGCGTGATCCCCAGCGTGGCTGCCCGTGGGACCTGCAGCAGGACTTCGCCACGATCGCGCCCTACACCCTGGAGGAAGCCTACGAGGTCGCCGATGCCATCGACCGCGACGACTTCGACGACCTGCGCGAGGAGTTGGGCGACCTGCTGCTGCAGGTCGTGTTCCATGCGCAGATGGCCAGCGAGCGGGGGTTGTTCGACTTCGCCGACGTCGCGCACGGGATTGCCGACAAGATGCGACGGCGCCACCCTCACGTCTTCGGCGAGGATCGCTACGACAGCGTCGAAGCGCAGGCGCGCGCCTGGGAGGCCATCAAGGCGGCCGAGCGCGCCGAACGCGGCCAGCTGCACGACACCAGCGCGCTGGCCGGCATCTCGCGCGGCCTGCCGGAGTGGAGGCGCGCGAGCAAGCTGCAACAGCGCGCCGCAAGCGTGGGCTTCGAGTGGCGCGAACCCGGTCCGGTGCTCGACAAGCTCGCCGAGGAGGTGGACGAGGTCCGCGCCGAATTCGCCGCCGGCGCCGATGTCGGGCGGCTGGAGGACGAGATCGGCGACGTGCTGTTCGTCACCGCCAACCTGGCCCGTCATGCGGGCGTCGATTTCTCACGTGCGCTGCGTCGCGCCAATGCGAAATTCGAGCGGCGCTTCCGCCAGATGGAATCGCTGGCTGCCGCGGAAGGCCGGCCGTTCGCCGAGCGGAGCCTTTCCGAACAGGAATCCCTCTGGCAGCGAGCCAAGGCCGCCGAATCGTAA
- a CDS encoding GIN domain-containing protein, with amino-acid sequence MRRILASLLLLAPLAGHAADRCAFEAPRNMSLDLAGVRTVQIEVHSFDLHVTGRADARKLDVRGRACASDRDMLDRLVVTQRREGDQLILELGNDRGFHWFGSGEAGLDVTVELPASLPLTVDVGSGDAEVSGVAQLDSRVGSGDLHVRNVAGRFATGVGSGDVEARDVGSLDLGSVGSGDFTASGIEGDARVGSIGSGDVTLRNVRGSVHADTLGSGDLDVDGVGGDLSLGAKGSGDVSHNNVKGRVDVPGDDD; translated from the coding sequence ATGCGTCGCATTCTCGCTTCCCTCTTGTTGCTCGCGCCGCTGGCCGGCCATGCAGCCGATCGCTGTGCCTTCGAGGCACCGCGCAACATGAGCCTCGACCTGGCCGGTGTGCGTACCGTGCAGATCGAGGTGCACAGCTTCGATCTGCACGTGACCGGCCGGGCCGATGCGCGCAAGCTCGACGTGCGCGGTCGCGCGTGTGCATCCGACCGCGACATGCTCGACCGGTTGGTCGTCACCCAGCGCCGCGAGGGCGACCAGCTCATCCTCGAACTCGGCAACGATCGTGGCTTTCACTGGTTCGGCAGCGGCGAGGCGGGCCTTGACGTCACGGTCGAGCTCCCGGCCAGCCTGCCGCTGACGGTCGACGTGGGTTCGGGCGATGCCGAAGTCAGCGGCGTCGCGCAGCTCGACAGCCGCGTCGGCTCGGGCGACCTGCACGTCCGCAACGTAGCGGGCCGCTTCGCCACCGGCGTGGGATCGGGCGACGTGGAGGCGCGCGACGTGGGCAGCCTTGACCTCGGCTCGGTCGGCTCCGGTGACTTCACTGCCAGCGGCATCGAAGGCGACGCGCGCGTGGGCAGCATCGGCTCGGGTGACGTGACCCTGCGCAACGTGCGCGGCAGCGTGCATGCCGACACGCTCGGCTCGGGCGACCTCGACGTCGACGGCGTCGGTGGCGACCTCAGTCTCGGCGCCAAGGGCAGTGGCGATGTCAGTCACAACAACGTCAAGGGCAGGGTGGACGTGCCCGGCGACGACGACTGA